Proteins from one Pelosinus sp. IPA-1 genomic window:
- a CDS encoding class II SORL domain-containing protein — MKISDVIQSADWKTEKHSPVIEAPAKVKVGESFAIDLSVGKEIAHPNTTEHHIRWIKLYFKPDNSKFVYEVSTFEFNAHGESVEGANKGPVYTEPAAKATLKINSSGTLIATSYCNIHGLWESSHAITVEG, encoded by the coding sequence ATGAAAATTTCTGATGTAATTCAAAGTGCTGATTGGAAGACTGAAAAACATTCCCCGGTAATTGAGGCTCCTGCAAAAGTGAAAGTGGGAGAAAGCTTTGCAATCGATTTGTCTGTGGGTAAAGAAATTGCTCATCCTAACACCACAGAACATCACATTCGTTGGATTAAGCTATATTTTAAACCTGATAATAGTAAATTCGTATATGAGGTTTCTACGTTTGAGTTTAATGCACATGGTGAGTCTGTAGAAGGTGCAAATAAAGGACCTGTCTATACAGAACCTGCTGCGAAGGCAACTCTAAAGATTAACAGTTCAGGTACGCTAATCGCTACTTCTTACTGTAACATTCATGGGTTGTGGGAAAGCTCCCATGCAATTACTGTAGAAGGTTAA
- a CDS encoding alpha/beta-type small acid-soluble spore protein — protein MSRSRKPVNPAAQKALDQLKEETAAEIGLKDYKNTYKGALTSADNGRVGGQMVRKMIQAQEESFR, from the coding sequence ATGTCAAGAAGTAGAAAACCTGTAAACCCTGCGGCGCAAAAGGCTCTCGACCAATTAAAAGAAGAAACAGCAGCTGAAATTGGACTCAAGGATTATAAGAACACTTATAAAGGCGCATTGACTTCAGCAGACAATGGCCGTGTAGGTGGGCAAATGGTACGAAAAATGATTCAAGCCCAAGAAGAAAGCTTCCGGTAA
- the asnS gene encoding asparagine--tRNA ligase, with protein sequence MANLNTVMIKNLGNHVGQEVTIQGWLYNQRGSGKIKFLIMRDGSGLLQCVIVKQDIGEEIFAQVKGLTQETSMKVTGIVNEEPRATGGFEMQVTGFEVINVAEEYPITHKEHGVDFLLERRHLWIRTPRQMAILRVRSEIEHAFREFFYQNDFVLADAPIITPSACEGTSTLFGLDYHGEKAYLSQSGQLYSEANAMALGKIYCFGPTFRAEKSKTRRHLMEFWMVEAEMAYFDMDDNIKLQEEMLYYVIQRVITRCANELKILERDVDKLKNITLPFPRISYTEAVEILKAAGEDFSWGEDFGAPHETIISNHFGSPVFVHRYPTEIKAFYMKPDPEDSTVVLGADLLAPEGYGEIIGGGQRIDDLELLKERIEEHNLPLEAFEWYLDLRKYGSVPHSGFGLGLERTVAWLCGLEHIRETIPFPRLLHKMYP encoded by the coding sequence GTGGCGAATTTGAATACAGTAATGATAAAAAACCTTGGAAATCATGTAGGACAAGAAGTAACCATACAAGGGTGGTTATATAATCAACGTGGCTCAGGAAAAATCAAATTTTTGATTATGCGTGATGGTAGCGGTCTTTTACAATGTGTAATCGTTAAACAAGATATAGGAGAAGAAATTTTTGCACAGGTAAAAGGTCTAACGCAAGAAACTTCTATGAAAGTTACAGGAATCGTTAATGAAGAACCGCGGGCAACTGGTGGATTTGAAATGCAAGTAACAGGTTTTGAAGTTATAAATGTGGCTGAGGAGTATCCTATCACTCATAAAGAGCACGGCGTGGATTTTTTATTAGAACGCCGTCATTTATGGATTCGTACCCCACGTCAAATGGCAATTCTGCGAGTACGCTCAGAAATTGAACATGCTTTCAGAGAATTCTTTTATCAGAATGACTTTGTGTTAGCAGATGCACCAATTATTACACCGTCAGCATGCGAAGGCACTTCGACCTTATTTGGGCTAGATTATCATGGTGAAAAGGCATATTTATCACAAAGTGGACAATTGTACAGCGAAGCAAATGCGATGGCACTGGGGAAAATATACTGTTTTGGGCCAACCTTCCGTGCAGAAAAATCGAAAACTCGTCGTCATTTGATGGAGTTTTGGATGGTCGAGGCTGAAATGGCTTACTTTGATATGGATGATAATATAAAATTGCAAGAAGAAATGCTCTACTATGTAATTCAAAGAGTAATTACCAGATGTGCGAATGAACTAAAAATATTGGAGCGTGACGTAGATAAACTAAAGAACATAACATTACCTTTCCCACGCATTAGTTACACAGAGGCAGTAGAAATCTTGAAGGCAGCAGGAGAAGATTTTTCTTGGGGTGAAGATTTTGGAGCACCTCATGAGACTATCATTTCAAATCATTTTGGATCACCTGTTTTTGTACATCGTTATCCAACAGAGATTAAAGCTTTCTATATGAAACCAGATCCTGAAGATTCTACAGTTGTGCTTGGAGCCGATTTATTAGCTCCTGAAGGGTATGGTGAGATTATCGGTGGTGGGCAGCGTATAGATGATCTAGAGCTCCTAAAAGAGCGTATTGAGGAACATAACTTACCGTTAGAGGCGTTTGAATGGTATTTAGACTTAAGAAAGTATGGATCCGTACCACATTCAGGATTTGGCCTAGGTTTAGAGCGCACAGTTGCTTGGTTATGCGGTCTTGAGCACATTCGCGAAACGATACCTTTCCCTCGCCTATTACATAAAATGTATCCTTGA
- a CDS encoding MFS transporter — MTNSFSIFTNKQFQNIAISHFNTTLSMCLLVPILPVFLKNSGISETQIGIIMGATAMSALIIRPWIGFQVDSKGSRPIILFGQILLIVSTVGYWWATSFLAFVALRLLYGIGQAFYGTGAVTFASSIGIGETNSNSIAMYTLTTMLGLGLSMSIAQVAFEHFGFNVLIGISVVLIVIAFSVMKWRSHPIKLATKNVTRIPFIDVLKSNIVFASTLCQFAASFSFSAILTFIPLAAIDKGVNFYSLFFIAFAISVIFSRVFVQQVNHMLGLVNAIVYSSIIMLFSILLLLITISPVILIISGIFFGLGFGIVYPTLVLLLVERINQTNRGTALGIVIASGDIGNALSAAILGGVAEHLGYFVLFSMTALLLAFCTYYFQVILARSDE, encoded by the coding sequence ATGACTAATTCATTTAGCATATTTACGAACAAACAGTTTCAAAACATTGCAATCTCTCACTTTAATACAACCCTTAGTATGTGTTTACTGGTTCCCATATTACCAGTTTTTTTGAAAAATAGCGGAATAAGCGAGACGCAAATTGGTATTATTATGGGGGCGACGGCAATGAGCGCTCTTATAATACGACCTTGGATAGGTTTCCAAGTTGATAGTAAAGGGAGTCGGCCAATCATACTATTTGGTCAAATCTTGCTGATTGTTTCGACCGTTGGTTATTGGTGGGCCACAAGCTTTTTAGCCTTTGTTGCGTTACGATTACTGTACGGCATTGGGCAGGCTTTTTACGGTACTGGGGCGGTTACATTTGCCAGTAGTATAGGAATAGGAGAAACTAATTCTAATTCGATTGCCATGTATACGTTAACCACCATGCTTGGTCTTGGCCTGAGTATGAGTATAGCTCAGGTAGCTTTTGAGCATTTTGGATTTAATGTATTGATTGGAATTAGTGTTGTCCTGATTGTCATCGCTTTTAGTGTGATGAAGTGGCGTTCTCATCCAATTAAGCTAGCAACGAAAAATGTTACGCGGATTCCGTTTATAGATGTACTCAAATCCAATATCGTGTTTGCGTCAACCCTTTGTCAGTTTGCAGCAAGTTTTTCTTTCAGTGCTATTCTTACCTTTATCCCACTTGCTGCTATAGATAAAGGCGTCAACTTTTATTCGCTATTTTTTATTGCCTTTGCTATTAGTGTGATCTTTTCACGTGTTTTTGTTCAACAAGTAAACCATATGCTAGGCTTAGTAAATGCGATTGTATATTCTAGTATTATAATGCTATTTAGCATATTGCTGTTACTTATTACCATTTCCCCTGTAATACTTATTATCTCTGGAATTTTTTTTGGACTAGGATTTGGTATTGTTTATCCCACACTAGTTTTACTTTTAGTAGAAAGAATCAATCAAACAAATCGAGGGACAGCTTTAGGTATTGTGATTGCATCCGGTGACATAGGTAATGCTCTTTCAGCGGCTATATTAGGTGGTGTAGCCGAACATCTAGGTTATTTCGTTTTATTTTCAATGACAGCATTGTTATTAGCATTTTGTACATATTACTTTCAGGTCATACTAGCTCGAAGTGATGAGTAG
- a CDS encoding aminotransferase class I/II-fold pyridoxal phosphate-dependent enzyme: MTTSIAASHAKGKCATDKIFGANAAASKAVALYGKDKVVNATIGAFMDEQEALACIPTVGKVFKELPINQIVPYAPIAGLPDYLDAMIDLMFADNKPDAYIEAVATAGGTGAIHHTIWNYSESGDTVLTSDWYWGPYKILCQDSLRKLDTYTLFDEQHNFNIKAFTNKVKELLTKQDNLIIIINTPAHNPTGFSLSDSDWDKVLDLFKECAKDAKKNIIPLIDIAYIDYAGEKNQCRTFLKKLGGLPANVLPILASSMSKGFTMYGQRTGAMIGISSNKDVITEFASVNQFTSRATWSNINYSAMKLMSLIYQDKTLLSQVENERSQYYALIRKRADIFMQEAKEANLHMLPYIAGFFITVPTENPEAVCEKLHEDNIFAVPLAKGIRIAVCAVSSTKITGMAAKIAKAIVSVSK; the protein is encoded by the coding sequence ATGACTACTAGTATTGCCGCGTCTCATGCAAAAGGGAAATGTGCTACAGACAAAATTTTTGGAGCAAATGCTGCAGCTTCTAAGGCAGTTGCTCTTTATGGTAAAGACAAAGTTGTAAATGCTACCATTGGCGCGTTTATGGATGAACAGGAAGCGTTAGCTTGTATACCAACAGTGGGTAAAGTATTTAAAGAATTACCAATTAATCAAATAGTACCTTATGCTCCTATTGCTGGTTTACCAGATTATTTGGATGCTATGATAGATTTAATGTTTGCTGATAATAAACCTGATGCTTATATTGAGGCTGTAGCTACTGCTGGCGGGACAGGTGCAATTCATCATACAATTTGGAATTATTCGGAGAGTGGGGATACGGTTTTAACATCTGATTGGTATTGGGGACCTTATAAGATACTATGCCAGGATTCTTTACGAAAATTAGATACCTACACTTTATTTGATGAGCAGCACAATTTTAATATTAAAGCTTTTACGAATAAGGTAAAAGAATTACTAACTAAACAAGATAATCTGATTATTATCATTAATACGCCTGCTCACAATCCAACAGGATTTAGTCTAAGTGATAGTGATTGGGATAAGGTATTAGATCTCTTTAAAGAGTGTGCCAAAGATGCAAAGAAAAACATCATTCCCTTAATTGACATTGCTTATATTGATTATGCAGGTGAAAAAAACCAATGTCGCACTTTCTTGAAAAAACTAGGAGGCTTACCAGCTAACGTATTACCTATACTAGCATCTAGTATGTCAAAAGGTTTTACTATGTATGGACAACGTACAGGTGCCATGATTGGGATTTCTTCTAATAAAGATGTAATAACAGAATTTGCAAGTGTAAATCAGTTTACAAGTCGGGCGACTTGGTCGAATATCAACTATAGTGCTATGAAGTTAATGTCATTAATTTACCAAGATAAAACATTATTGTCACAGGTAGAAAATGAGCGCAGTCAATACTATGCTTTGATTCGTAAACGTGCTGATATTTTTATGCAGGAAGCTAAGGAAGCCAATTTACATATGCTTCCGTATATAGCAGGTTTCTTTATTACTGTTCCAACAGAAAATCCTGAAGCAGTTTGTGAAAAACTTCATGAAGACAATATATTTGCAGTACCTTTAGCGAAAGGTATCCGAATTGCAGTTTGTGCTGTGTCATCTACTAAGATTACAGGCATGGCGGCCAAAATAGCAAAAGCAATCGTATCTGTTTCAAAATAG
- a CDS encoding DUF47 family protein: MFGLKPKEDEFFKLFVESSVVLREGAYVLQSVMNDYTQLDVKMQQISDLEHKADDINDTIIDKLNQTFITPLDREDIYSLATMLDDVVDFLQGTMQRMVLYKAGKPPEGSVQLIKVLVDCTEEMVSVFNLLKNIKGNQEKILSHTHKIADLETQGDNIYRREVALLFETCSDPIEVIKWKEILEHMEDALDHCEDIADLLRGVVMKYA; this comes from the coding sequence ATGTTTGGCTTAAAACCAAAAGAGGATGAATTTTTTAAATTATTTGTAGAAAGTAGTGTGGTATTACGAGAAGGGGCTTATGTACTGCAGAGTGTCATGAATGATTACACACAGTTAGATGTAAAAATGCAACAAATTTCTGATCTAGAGCATAAAGCTGACGATATTAATGATACAATCATTGATAAATTAAATCAGACCTTTATTACGCCACTTGACCGCGAGGATATTTATTCTTTAGCAACTATGTTAGATGATGTAGTGGATTTTCTACAAGGTACAATGCAACGCATGGTGCTCTATAAGGCTGGTAAGCCGCCGGAAGGTTCTGTTCAATTGATAAAAGTCTTAGTGGACTGTACAGAAGAAATGGTATCAGTATTTAATTTGCTAAAAAATATTAAAGGTAACCAAGAAAAAATACTGAGTCACACACATAAAATTGCCGATTTAGAGACGCAAGGGGATAATATTTACCGTCGCGAAGTAGCGTTATTATTTGAAACCTGTTCCGATCCAATTGAAGTTATCAAATGGAAGGAAATATTGGAACATATGGAGGACGCCCTTGACCACTGTGAAGATATTGCAGACTTATTGCGGGGCGTAGTTATGAAATATGCCTGA
- a CDS encoding inorganic phosphate transporter: MPDTLIIFVVLLALLFDYINGFHDTANAIATSVSTRALTPRIAVWMAASLNFLGAMYSTGVAKTIGGDLVKSAQMVNQYIIIAAIIGAIFWNLITWWKGIPSSSSHALVGGVVGAVLVSTGYEALKIDGILKIVAALICSPLIAMATGFVVMTILLWIFGRRAPSRINPKFKKAQILTAAMMAFSHGSNDAQKAMGIITLTLVSTGYLTTLEVPIWVKLAAATAMGLGTAAGGWRIIRTMGSKIFKLEPISGFASDLNSSLIIFGATLLHLPVSTTHVVSGSIMGVGTSKRISAVRWGVAQQMLMAWVLTIPCTAVVSALAYKVISLFI, from the coding sequence ATGCCTGATACACTAATTATTTTTGTTGTATTATTAGCTTTACTCTTTGATTATATCAATGGATTTCATGATACTGCCAACGCGATAGCAACTTCTGTTTCAACTCGAGCATTGACACCAAGAATTGCAGTATGGATGGCAGCAAGTTTAAACTTCCTTGGTGCTATGTATAGTACTGGTGTTGCAAAAACAATTGGTGGTGACTTAGTTAAGTCGGCTCAGATGGTGAATCAATATATTATTATCGCTGCTATTATTGGCGCTATTTTTTGGAATTTAATAACTTGGTGGAAAGGGATTCCTAGTAGTTCTTCTCATGCCTTAGTAGGTGGGGTCGTTGGTGCTGTTTTAGTATCTACAGGCTATGAGGCACTCAAAATCGATGGAATTCTAAAGATTGTTGCTGCTCTAATCTGTTCGCCTCTTATTGCAATGGCAACAGGTTTTGTTGTGATGACAATATTACTATGGATATTTGGTAGAAGAGCACCTTCACGCATTAATCCTAAATTTAAGAAGGCACAGATATTAACAGCCGCTATGATGGCTTTTTCCCATGGGTCTAATGATGCCCAAAAGGCTATGGGAATTATTACGCTAACTTTGGTTAGTACAGGTTATTTAACGACCTTAGAAGTTCCTATATGGGTTAAATTAGCTGCTGCTACTGCCATGGGGTTAGGTACAGCGGCTGGTGGCTGGCGTATTATTCGTACGATGGGAAGTAAAATATTTAAATTAGAGCCTATTAGTGGTTTCGCATCGGATTTGAATTCATCATTGATTATATTTGGCGCAACATTATTGCATTTACCCGTAAGTACTACTCATGTAGTTTCAGGATCGATTATGGGTGTAGGAACTTCCAAACGTATTAGTGCAGTTCGCTGGGGAGTAGCGCAGCAGATGCTGATGGCTTGGGTGTTAACCATTCCTTGTACGGCAGTGGTAAGTGCCTTAGCATATAAAGTGATATCCCTATTTATTTAA
- a CDS encoding nucleoside kinase, producing MEKKNIVLSLKNGELLQFDKGVTLLEISKDVQNQFATPIIAAKVDNEIRDLQFSLINDCHVEFLDLHTEVGSKVYQRSLTFLMITAVNELFPKGEVTVEHSLSKGLYCELHIGEKVTSDHLIAIETRMRRIVAEDRQFTMKSLPIAEAVELFKANGQIEKVKHLEQLKRERVRIYYCGEAYDFFYGTMAPSTGYLKIFELRQHASGFILRFPEKEAPNALPEFIVQNKLSEIFLEAERWGAILQCGYVATLNEYVQNGKINDIMRVAEALHEKKIAQIADFVSQHKEVRVVLIAGPSSSGKTTFAQRLTVQLKVNAMRPVALSLDDYFVDRDKTPKDENGAYDFESIEAIDLELFNEHLSKILAGEVVSIPSFNFLTGQREYRGNTIQIDKNQPLIIEGIHGLNERLTTAVPREHKVKIYISALTQLSIDNHNRIPTTDTRLIRRIVRDSQFRSHDALTTLNMWQSVRRGEERNIFPFQEDADIMFNSALIYELSVLKKYAEPLLQKITKEYAAYSEATRLLRFLSYFESIDDNEIPFNSILREFTGMSCFHEHK from the coding sequence ATGGAAAAAAAGAATATAGTCCTTTCTTTAAAAAATGGTGAACTACTTCAGTTTGATAAAGGAGTAACCTTATTAGAAATAAGTAAAGATGTGCAAAACCAGTTTGCTACACCGATTATTGCTGCAAAAGTTGATAACGAAATCAGAGATTTACAATTTAGTCTAATAAATGATTGTCATGTAGAATTTTTGGATTTACATACAGAAGTTGGGAGTAAAGTGTACCAGCGTAGCCTTACCTTTTTAATGATTACTGCTGTTAACGAACTATTTCCCAAAGGGGAGGTGACAGTAGAGCATTCTCTAAGTAAAGGATTATACTGTGAATTACATATTGGTGAAAAAGTTACAAGCGACCATCTTATAGCTATAGAAACACGTATGCGAAGGATTGTAGCAGAAGATAGACAATTTACTATGAAAAGTCTTCCGATTGCAGAAGCTGTTGAATTATTTAAGGCGAATGGTCAAATTGAAAAAGTGAAGCATTTAGAACAGTTAAAAAGAGAGAGAGTCAGGATTTACTATTGTGGTGAGGCATATGACTTTTTTTATGGAACTATGGCACCAAGTACGGGTTATTTGAAGATTTTTGAATTAAGACAACATGCTTCTGGTTTTATTTTACGCTTCCCTGAAAAAGAGGCACCTAATGCTTTACCTGAATTTATAGTTCAAAATAAACTATCAGAGATTTTTTTAGAAGCAGAACGTTGGGGTGCGATTTTGCAATGTGGCTATGTAGCCACTTTGAACGAATATGTCCAAAATGGTAAAATTAATGATATTATGAGAGTTGCGGAAGCATTACATGAAAAAAAGATAGCTCAAATTGCTGATTTTGTATCCCAGCACAAAGAGGTGCGAGTCGTCTTAATAGCTGGACCATCTTCATCAGGCAAGACTACCTTTGCCCAACGCTTAACGGTTCAGTTAAAGGTCAATGCTATGCGTCCAGTAGCTTTATCTTTAGATGATTACTTTGTTGACCGGGATAAGACTCCAAAAGATGAGAATGGAGCCTACGATTTTGAGTCGATTGAGGCCATTGATTTAGAATTGTTTAATGAACATTTATCCAAAATTTTGGCTGGCGAGGTTGTTAGTATACCTTCTTTTAATTTCTTAACTGGTCAAAGAGAATACCGTGGGAACACTATCCAAATTGATAAAAATCAACCTCTTATCATTGAGGGAATTCATGGGTTAAATGAAAGACTAACAACCGCTGTACCTCGGGAACACAAGGTGAAAATTTATATAAGTGCCTTAACCCAATTATCCATTGACAATCATAATCGTATTCCTACAACGGATACGCGTTTGATTCGTCGAATTGTAAGGGATAGTCAGTTTAGATCTCACGATGCTCTTACTACTTTAAATATGTGGCAGTCTGTGAGACGGGGAGAAGAAAGGAATATCTTTCCTTTTCAAGAGGATGCTGACATCATGTTTAATTCCGCTTTAATTTATGAGTTAAGTGTTTTGAAAAAATATGCAGAACCCTTATTACAGAAAATTACTAAGGAGTACGCAGCTTATTCTGAAGCTACTCGGTTATTGAGGTTTCTCTCTTATTTTGAGAGCATTGATGACAATGAAATTCCTTTTAATTCTATATTACGTGAATTTACAGGAATGTCCTGTTTCCATGAGCATAAATGA
- a CDS encoding pyruvate carboxylase subunit B yields MSRKPVQIMETVLRDGHQSLAATRMRLTDMLPALEQLDNMGYFALEAWGGATFDSCLRFLGEDPWERLRILKSHLKKTPISMLLRGQNILGYNHYADDVVTAFVKKMVENGIGVIRVFDALNDVRNLEVAMKAAKESGAHVQGVCVYTISPYHTVESYIKLARELVERGADSICIKDMSGLLRPYVAYDLVKAMKADSKIGVPIQLHTHYTSGMGSMTYLKAIEAGVDVVDCALSPFALGTSQPCTESMIAALEGTEYDTGLKRSALKDVAIHFGKVKKSLGEDFGLKTSFDVDANVLDFQIPGGMLSNLFNQLKEQGIEHKYQELLEEMPRVRAELGYPPLVTPTSQIVGSMATFNVMLGERYKMVPREVKDLARGKYGKTPMPVSEEVREKIIGSEPIIDYRPADDIKPQMELLTKQLAEKGYPNASVEDVLSYALFPEVALKFFEKNR; encoded by the coding sequence ATGTCTAGAAAACCTGTACAAATTATGGAAACAGTATTACGCGATGGTCACCAATCACTTGCTGCTACTCGCATGCGTCTCACCGATATGCTACCAGCATTGGAACAACTTGATAACATGGGGTACTTTGCTTTGGAAGCTTGGGGTGGCGCTACTTTTGATAGTTGCCTACGTTTCTTAGGTGAAGATCCGTGGGAACGTCTACGTATTTTAAAATCACACTTGAAAAAGACTCCTATCTCTATGTTACTTAGAGGCCAAAACATTCTAGGTTACAACCACTATGCTGACGATGTTGTTACTGCATTTGTTAAGAAAATGGTAGAGAACGGTATTGGCGTTATCCGTGTATTTGATGCATTGAATGATGTGCGCAATCTTGAAGTAGCTATGAAAGCTGCCAAAGAATCTGGCGCTCACGTACAAGGTGTATGTGTATATACAATTAGTCCATACCACACTGTAGAAAGCTACATTAAATTAGCTCGCGAATTAGTAGAACGCGGTGCTGATTCCATTTGCATTAAAGATATGTCTGGTCTACTTAGACCATATGTCGCTTATGACTTGGTAAAAGCTATGAAAGCAGATTCTAAGATAGGCGTGCCTATCCAACTTCATACTCACTATACTAGTGGTATGGGTTCAATGACTTATTTGAAAGCCATTGAAGCTGGCGTAGATGTTGTTGACTGTGCATTATCTCCATTTGCACTTGGAACTTCACAGCCTTGTACTGAATCTATGATTGCAGCGTTAGAAGGTACTGAGTATGACACTGGTCTTAAACGTAGCGCATTGAAAGATGTAGCTATTCATTTTGGTAAGGTTAAGAAAAGCTTGGGTGAAGACTTTGGTCTTAAAACATCTTTCGATGTTGATGCTAATGTTCTTGACTTCCAAATCCCTGGTGGTATGCTTTCTAACTTGTTCAATCAGCTTAAAGAACAAGGCATTGAACACAAATACCAAGAACTTTTGGAAGAAATGCCACGAGTTCGTGCAGAGCTTGGCTATCCTCCATTGGTTACTCCTACCAGTCAGATCGTTGGTTCCATGGCAACCTTCAATGTAATGTTGGGTGAACGCTATAAAATGGTACCTCGTGAAGTAAAAGATTTAGCACGTGGTAAATATGGTAAAACTCCTATGCCTGTTTCCGAAGAAGTTCGTGAAAAAATCATTGGCAGTGAACCTATTATTGACTATCGTCCTGCCGATGATATTAAACCACAAATGGAACTTTTGACAAAACAGCTTGCTGAAAAGGGATATCCAAATGCATCTGTTGAAGATGTTTTATCTTATGCATTATTCCCTGAAGTAGCTTTAAAGTTCTTCGAAAAGAATCGTTAA
- a CDS encoding [Fe-Fe] hydrogenase large subunit C-terminal domain-containing protein: protein MLDIKPRILYHVAKAAWEGTLFERREEICNMVTEEFKDKTTRRHVANQIRIAMGLHPHNNDSVLNDYDEEALMGMGSEPIVVANPDACKACPKDNRSCEKACPLGAITRDELDKISINQEKCLGEGHCIHACSFGALAEKSQFIPLIKLLKQRNSAVYASIAPAFVGQFGPNVTPGKLRSALLSLGFTDVVETALYADLITMKEAFEFDEHVKTDQDFMFTSCCCPVWIKLIENKFPNLKEHISPSVSPMVASARVIKQFEPDAKVVFIGPCVAKKSEALLPDLKGAIDYVLTFQELATIFEATEINPGSQEDNEKAMASWGGRVYAYTGGVSAAVATTLEKLVPHKSQKLISLKVDGIPDCQKLLEEFNNGQRNANFIEGMACKGGCVGGPGRLIPPEEGQKQVKKYGENAIATTPVENSQVYAILARLGHENDAPSLAGKSPMAELLARKLV from the coding sequence ATGCTAGATATTAAACCACGTATCCTTTATCACGTCGCAAAAGCAGCATGGGAAGGAACTCTATTTGAACGTCGAGAAGAAATTTGCAATATGGTAACAGAAGAGTTTAAAGATAAAACAACACGTCGCCACGTTGCAAATCAGATTCGAATTGCAATGGGACTACATCCCCATAACAATGACTCTGTTCTTAATGACTATGATGAAGAAGCCCTTATGGGTATGGGAAGTGAACCAATTGTAGTGGCCAATCCAGATGCGTGTAAAGCATGCCCGAAGGATAATCGTAGTTGTGAAAAAGCGTGTCCATTAGGCGCTATCACTCGTGATGAGCTTGATAAAATCTCAATTAATCAGGAGAAATGCCTAGGTGAAGGTCACTGCATTCATGCCTGCTCTTTTGGAGCCCTCGCAGAGAAATCTCAATTTATACCTCTCATTAAATTATTAAAGCAACGTAATAGTGCTGTATATGCGTCCATTGCCCCAGCCTTCGTGGGACAGTTTGGTCCAAATGTTACCCCTGGAAAGTTACGTTCTGCACTTTTATCTTTGGGCTTTACCGATGTTGTAGAAACTGCATTATATGCAGATTTAATTACTATGAAGGAAGCCTTTGAATTTGATGAGCATGTCAAGACGGACCAAGATTTTATGTTTACTAGTTGTTGTTGCCCTGTTTGGATTAAATTAATTGAAAACAAATTTCCTAATTTAAAAGAGCATATTTCCCCATCAGTTTCACCTATGGTGGCCTCCGCCCGTGTTATTAAACAATTTGAACCTGATGCAAAGGTAGTATTTATCGGCCCCTGTGTCGCAAAAAAGTCAGAAGCCCTATTACCTGACTTAAAAGGTGCGATTGATTATGTACTAACGTTTCAGGAACTAGCGACTATATTTGAAGCTACCGAAATTAATCCTGGGTCGCAAGAAGATAATGAAAAGGCAATGGCATCTTGGGGGGGAAGAGTTTATGCCTATACTGGTGGTGTAAGTGCAGCAGTAGCCACTACTTTAGAAAAATTAGTACCCCACAAATCACAAAAGCTTATCTCTCTTAAAGTAGATGGAATTCCAGATTGCCAGAAATTATTAGAAGAGTTTAATAATGGACAGCGTAATGCTAATTTTATTGAAGGTATGGCATGTAAAGGCGGTTGTGTCGGTGGCCCAGGTAGGTTAATTCCTCCTGAAGAAGGTCAAAAACAGGTAAAAAAATATGGTGAAAATGCTATTGCTACTACACCTGTAGAGAATTCTCAAGTATATGCTATTTTGGCGCGTCTTGGCCATGAAAATGATGCACCTTCTCTGGCCGGAAAAAGTCCTATGGCAGAATTATTAGCACGAAAATTAGTATAA